Part of the Halopseudomonas maritima genome, AGAAGTTGTCGCAGGACCTGGGCTTTCTGATGCCCTCGGTGCACATCCGCGACAATCTGGACCTGGCACCCAATGCCTATCGTTTGACGCTGATGGGCGTCAGTGTGGCCGAGGCGGAGATTTATCCTGACCGTGAGTTGGCCATCAACCCGGGTCAGGTATTTGGCGAGATCAAGGGCATCGCCGGCAAGGACCCGGCCTTCGGGCTGGATGCGGTGTGGATCGAAGCGTCGCAAAAGGACCAGGCCCAGTCCTTGGGTTACACCGTGGTAGACGCCAGTACCGTGGTGGCCACCCATATCAACCAGATTCTGCACAAGCACGCCCACGAGCTGATTGGCCATGAGGAAGTGCAGCAACTGATGCAGGTGCTGGCCAAGGCCTCGCCCAAGTTGGCCGAGGAGCTGGTACCGGGGCTGATTTCGCTCTCCAACCTGCTCAAGGTGCTGCAGGGGCTGCTGCAGGAGCAGGTGCCGGTACGTGATATTCGCACCATTGCCGAGGCCATCGCCAATAACTCGGGCAAGAGTCAAGATACCGGCGCCTTGATCGGCGCGGTACGGGTCGCGCTGTCGCGCTCCATCGTGCAAAGCATTGTGGGGCTTGACTCCGAGCTGCCTGTGATCACCTTGGAGCCTAGGTTGGAACAGATGTTGCTTCAGAGTCTGCAGAAGGCCGGGCAGGGCACTGATGACGGAATGTTGTTGGAGCCGGGCATGGCCGAGAAGCTGCAACGCTCGCTGTCAGACGCGGTACAACGGCAGGAGGTGCAGGGTAAGCCGGCAATTCTGCTGGTGGCCGGGCCGATTCGCATGATGATGGCCAAGTTTGTCCGCTATGCGGCGCCCGGAGCCCATGTACTGTCCTACCAGGAAATACCCGATAGCAAGCAGGTCACCATCATTGCGACGGTAGGCCAGAACTAGCAGCACCGAATGATTGAGACATCTGCCCCGGCAGGTGACCGATAAGCGACGAGGTCAGCCATGAAAGTCAAACGTTTCTTTGCCGCCGATATGCGCCAGGCGATGAAGCAGGTCCGCGATGAGCTGGGCGCCGATGCGTCCATCATTGCCAACCGCCGGGTGGCTGGCGGCGTCGAACTGACGGCTGCGCTTGATTACGAGGCGCCGCGCCTGAGTGCGCCAACGCCCGGCCTGGATCAGGAGCTGAAAAAAACCCAAGAGCGCATCGTTGCAGCCCGGGCCGAGCTGGAAAGCGGTGAAATGGCGTCGCACGACCAGCCGCTGGTCAACCGTCAGCTGTTTGGTGAAAGTACCCGTCACGCTGCGCGCCAGGGCTCGGCTGAAGCACGTGAGCTGCTGGATCGTCTGATCCAGGAGCCGACCGAGCTGGCCAAGCCGGCGCCCGCTGCCAGTCGCCGTGCCCCTGATGCCGAGCAAACGCCCGCCGCTGATGTTGACAGCGTTGGCCTGAGTGCCATGCGCGCCGAGCTGGCGGGCCTGCGCGAGATGCTGGAGTCTCAGCTGGGCGGTTTGGCCTGGGGCCAGCTCAACCAGCAAAAGCCCAAGCAGGCAGGTCTGTGGCGTCGCCTGACCCAGATGGGTCTGCCGGCGGAGATCTGCCAGGGGCTGCTGCGTCAGGTTTCTGACGTGAGTGATGTGCGCCAGGCTTGGCGCATGCTGCTGGCGCACCTGGCGCATCGCGTCCCTGTGTTGCGTGAAGAACCCATTGATGCTGGCGGTGTGATTGCCCTGGTTGGCCCCACTGGCGCCGGCAAAACCACCACCCTGGGCAAGCTCGCTGCCCGCTATGTGTTGAAGCACGGCAGCCAGCACGTTGCGCTGGTAACCATGGATACCTACCGCATCGGTGCCCACGAGCAACTGCGCACTCTGGGGCGTATTCTGAACGTGCCGGTCAAGGTGGTAGACGACAAGCAGAATCTCAGCGACGTGCTGGCTGACTTTGCCGGCAAGCGCCTGGTATTGATCGATACCGCCGGCCTGCAGGCCAATGATCCTTATCTGCGTGGCCAGCTCGATGCGTTGGCAGAGCAAGGCCGCCAGGTGCGCAACCTGCTGGTGCTGGCGGCGACCAGCCAGCACCGGGTGATGAAGGCGGCGTACCACAATTACAAATCCTGTGGCCTGTCCGGTTGTATTCTGACCAAGGTGGATGAGGCCGCGACGCTGGGTGAATCGCTGGGGCTGGCTATGGAGCAAGGTTTGCCGGTAGCCTATCTGGCAGATGGCCAGCGAATCCCGGATGATCTGAGCAAGGCTGTCGGCCACCAACTGGTCAGTCGCGCGGTCAGCATGGCGGGTAACGAAGCACCGGCCGATCAGGCCATGG contains:
- the flhF gene encoding flagellar biosynthesis protein FlhF is translated as MKVKRFFAADMRQAMKQVRDELGADASIIANRRVAGGVELTAALDYEAPRLSAPTPGLDQELKKTQERIVAARAELESGEMASHDQPLVNRQLFGESTRHAARQGSAEARELLDRLIQEPTELAKPAPAASRRAPDAEQTPAADVDSVGLSAMRAELAGLREMLESQLGGLAWGQLNQQKPKQAGLWRRLTQMGLPAEICQGLLRQVSDVSDVRQAWRMLLAHLAHRVPVLREEPIDAGGVIALVGPTGAGKTTTLGKLAARYVLKHGSQHVALVTMDTYRIGAHEQLRTLGRILNVPVKVVDDKQNLSDVLADFAGKRLVLIDTAGLQANDPYLRGQLDALAEQGRQVRNLLVLAATSQHRVMKAAYHNYKSCGLSGCILTKVDEAATLGESLGLAMEQGLPVAYLADGQRIPDDLSKAVGHQLVSRAVSMAGNEAPADQAMADVFAGMMHTQRAG